CCGAACGTCACGTCGGTTTCGCGTCCTCTCCTGGGCCGAACCGGGGCGCGGCACCCGGGGGCGGCGCGGCCGGGACGACGTGGTGCTCCGAGGGCGGGGTGCCTCGTGAGGTGGTCGTCCACACCCTTATCCACAGGTTGTGCAGCGTGGGAGGGGTCTGGTGTCTCCGGCGAGGACCAGGCGCCTTGGATCGTTCCAGCCGTGGCCCGGCGCGGCGCTCGGCCGGTGCAGGACCGGGGGAGCGAGAGGTGTCGCGGGGGCGTGCAGGACGGTCGACGAGCCAGAGGGGGAAGTCTCGGGGAGGGGGTGAACCTAACAAGGGAATCACCCGGGGATCAAGGAGTTCTCCACAGGCTGGATGGTGCACCGACGAGGCGTGGACAGCTCCGGCGGACCGCCCCGTCCCGGCCCGCTCCCGGTCCGCTCCCGGTCCGCTCCCGGTCCGGTTTGACCCTCGTCAGGCCCACGCCGTACCGTGGAGCAGACGACCGGATCGTCGAGTGCCGCATGTCCACAGCGCCACGGGCCGCCCGCCCGTCGGGGTCACCGACGTGCTCGAGCACCCCGGTCCTTCCAGACTGTCTCATTCCTCGACACCCGGAGATACTCGTGAGCAAGCGGACCTACCAGCCGAACAACCGTCGCCGCGCCAGGACGCACGGCTTCCGCCTGCGCATGCGCACCCGCGCCGGCCGCGCCATCCTGTCCACGCGTCGCAGCAAGGGCCGCAAGCGCCTCTCCGTCTGAGGCGGGGACCTGGTGCCCCCGGTGCCCCCCGTGACCTCGGAGCCTCGCGCGTCGCACGTCTGGCTGCGCGCGCGCAGCCGCGCGCGGAACGGCTGAGCCCGTGCTCGCGCGCCCGCACCGTCTGACCGGTGCCCAGGACTTCGGCTCGACCGTACGCCGCGGCGCGCGCGCCGGGTCCGGCACCCTCGTCGGGCACCTGCTCGTGGAGCCCGACGCCGGCCCGCCCCGCGTGGGGTTCGTCGTGAGTCGTGCCGTGGGCAATGCGGTTGTGCGCAACCGGACCCAGCGCCGCCTCCGGCACCTGGTGGCCGACCGGCTCGACACCCTGCCTCCGGGCGCCACCCTCGTGGTGCGGGCGCTCCCGGCCGCTGCGGCGGCCGACGCGGAGCGGCTGGGGAACGACCTCGACCACGTGCTGCGGCGCGTCGGACGGTCCCGGACCGCCGTCGAGGTGGACGCGTGAGGTACCTGCTCATCGGCTTCCTCCGGGCCTACCGCCTCCTCATCAGCCCGCTCTACGGCCAGGTCTGCCGCTTCCACCCGTCGTGCTCGGCGTACGCCCTCGAGGCGGTCACCGTGCACGGCAGTCTGAGAGGCTCATGGCTGGCCGGACGCCGGATCGTGCGCTGCCACCCGTGGAACCCGGGCGGCTACGACCCGGTCCCGCCCCGCACCACCACCACCGACCCTGACTCGAGGAGCCAGCGTGTTTGACGCGATCGGTTCGTTCTTCGGCGCCATCCTGACGCCGCTCTACTGGATCACCTCGCTGGTCCTCTCGGGCTTCCACAGCGTCTTCGGCGCGATCTTCGGTGACGCCTCCGGCGCCTCCTGGGCGCTGTCGATCGTCGGTCTGACCCTGGTGGTCCGGGCCTCGCTGATCCCGCTGTTCGTCAAGCAGATCAAGTCCAGCCGCAACATGCAGCTGATCCAGCCGCGGGTGCGCGAGCTGCAGAAGAAGTACAAGCACGACCGGGAGCGTCTCGCCCAGGAGCAGATGAAGCTCTACAAGGACACGAACACCAACCCGTTCTCCGCGTGCCTCCCGCTGCTGCTGCAGATGCCGATCTTCCTGGCTCTCTTCCACCTCATCGACAGCGCTGCCAACGGCGAGAAGAAGGGCGTGCTCACCCAGAAGCAGGTCGACCAGCTCTCCTCGGCCGAGCTCTTCGGTGCCCGCATCGCCGACACGTTCCTCGGCGCCTCGGGTGACGCCGCCACCCAGGTCAAGCTGCTCGCCGCCGTGCTCGTCGTCGCGATGACCGCGACGACGTTCCTCACGCAGCGCCAGCTGATGACCAAGAACATGCCGGCCGACGCGCTCACCGGCCAGTACGCCCAGCAGCAGAAGCTGCTGCTCTACGTGCTCCCCCTCGTCTTCGCCGTCGGCGGCATCGCCTTCCCCATCGGTGTCCTCCTCTACTGGACGACGTCGAACCTGTGGACGATGGGCCAGCAGTTCTACGTGATCCGCAACAACCCGGTCCCCGGCACCCCGGCCGCCAAGGCCAAGGAGGACCGGGACGCGGCGAAGCGGCGCAAGAAGGGCCTGCCCGACGAGCCCGCCGCCGGCACCACGCTGACCGCGACCGAGACGCCGGCGCCGCCCGCCCCGCCGCGGCAGCAGCCGAAGAAGCAGACCCGTGAGCAGCGGCGCAAGCAGGGACCGCCGCGGGCTCCACGGCAGGCTGCACCCCGCCGACCCGGGCCGTCCGAGCAGAAGAACCCGGACTGACCCCCCACCGACCACCGGGAGCAGCACCACCCGCTCCCCCGCCCGGCCGCCGGGCGACCACCCGCTGCCCCCGCGGCAGCGCCAACGTTGAGGAGCACCCCCGTGAGTGACCAGACCACCACCCAGACCGACGACGTCGTCGACGACGGCGTGGAGAGCGACGACTCCGTCGAGACCGCCGGCTCGGACGAGGCCACCGAGGCCACCGAGACCGACGCCCCGGCGGCGACCAGCAGCAAGGTCGAGCAGCTCGAGCGCGAGGGCGACATCGCCGCCGACTACCTCGAGGAGCTCCTCGACATCGCCGACTTCGACGGCGACCTGGACATGGACGTCGAGAACGGCCGCGCCTCGGTGTCGATCGTCGGCGGCGACCTGGGCCGTCTCGTGGGCGAGCGCGGCGAGGTCCTCGACGCGCTCCAGGAGCTGACCCGTCTGGCGGTGCTGCGCGAGACCGGCGACCGGTCCCGGCTGATGCTGGACATCGGCGGGCACCGCGCCCAGCGTCGTACGGAGCTGCAGGAGGTGGCGCGGGCCGCGGTCGCCGAGGTGCAGGCGTCCGGCGAGCCGAAGGCCCTGGAGCCGATGAACTCGTTCGAGCGCAAGGTCGTCCACGACGTCGTCGCCGAGGCCGGACTGGCCTCCGACTCCGACGGCGTCGAGCCGCGTCGCCACGTCGTCGTCCGGCCCGCCGAGGCCTGATGAACGACCCTGTTTCACGTGGAACGCCCCCGCCGCCGCCCTCGGTCGCGGGGGTTTTCCATGCCCGCACCCCCCTGATCGAGGCGTACGCCGACTGGCTCGCCGGCCCGGGCATCGAGCGCGGCCTGATCGGCCCCCGTGAGCTGCCTCGCCTGTGGGACCGCCACGTCCTCAACTGCGCGGCCCTGGCGGCGGTGGTGGCGCCGGACCGCCGGGTGGCGGACGTGGGCAGCGGTGCCGGCCTGCCGGGCCTCGTGCTCGCGATCGCCCGCCCCGACCTGCAGGTGACCCTCATCGAGCCCCTGCTGCGCCGGACGACCTTCCTGGAGGAGGTGGTCGCCGACCTCGGCCTCGGCGACCAGGTCGCGGTGGCGCGCGGGCGCGCCGAGGAGGTCCCCGGCCAGGGCACGTTCGACGTGGTGACCTCCCGCGCCGTCGCCGCGCTCGACAAGCTGCTGCGCTGGTCGCTGCCGTTGTGCACCCCCGCGGGCGAGGTGCTGGCCCTCAAGGGGCGCAGCGCCCCGGACGAGATCGAGGCGGCGCGACCGGCGCTGCACCGGCTGCGGTGCGGCACCCCCGAGGTGCTCCTGGTCGAAAAGGACTGGCTTTCTTCACCGGTCACGGTGGTGCGAGTGGAAGCGCGTCCGGCGTCTCGTTAGGTTGGGCCGACAGCGCGACGCGGTCCCTCCGGGGCCGCTCCGCCCGGCCACGACGAGGAGGCACCCACCGTGTCAGTGCGACGCCCGACCGCTCAACCAGGCGTCCAGCGAGGGCTCGGGTGGCCGCAGAAGATGAAGGAGCTGGGTCGTTCGCGTCTCGGCTGGCCGGCCGCTCCGGCGGTCGCCCCGCGCCACTCCCTGCGCTCCACTCCCCCGCCGACACCCGCTCCCTCGGGCTCGGCAGCGCCGTCCGGGCTCGTCGGCGCGCCCGCTCCGTCCCCGTCCACGACCGGTGTTTCACGTGGAACGACCGACGACTCCGACGGCGGGACCGCCTCCGGCGCCCCGGGCGCTGTCAGCGCGACGGACGACGCCCCGGTGGCTCCGGACCCCACCGTTTCCCGTGAAACGGCCTCGATCCCGGCCCAGGCGGCGCCGGAGGAGATCGTGTCCGAGTCCACTCCCCTCGCGGCAGCCGTGCAGAAGCAGCTCCAGCTGCGTCGGGGCCTGCTGCAGCGCGAGAGCCTCCCCCGGCCGGACCGCGCGCGGGTCATGGTCGTCGCGAACCAGAAGGGCGGCGTGGGCAAGACCACGACCGCGGTGAACCTCGCCGCCGGGCTCGCCCAGGGCGGCCTGCGGGTGCTCGTCATCGACCTCGACCCCCAGGGGAACGCCTCGACAGCCCTGGCGGTCGAGCACACGCGCGGCACGCTCTCGACGTACGACGCCCTCGTGGACGGCGTCCCATTGTCCGAGGTGGCCCAGCCCTGCGAGGAGCTGCCCGGACTGATGGTCGTGCCGGCCACGATCGACCTGGCCGGCGCCGAGATCGAGCTGGTCAGCGTCGTTGCCCGGGAGAACCGCCTGCGTAAGGCGATCCTGGGCTGGGACCGGGTCTCCGGGGACGGGGAGGACCGCTTCGACTACGTCCTCATCGACTGCCCGCCCTCCCTGGGGCTGCTGACGCTCAACGCGCTCGTCGCCGCGGAGGAGCTGCTGCTGCCGATCCAGGCGGAGTACTACGCGCTCGAGGGCGTCGGCCAGCTGCTGGAGACCGTCGAGCTCGTCCGGGCGAACCTCAACCCCCGGCTGCGCATCAGCACCGTGCTGCTGACGATGTACGACGGCCGCACCCGGCTCTCCGCGGCCGTGGCCGACGAGGTGCGCGGCCACTTCGGTGACCGGGTGCTCAGCACCGCGATCCCCCGGGCCGTGCGGGTCTCCGAGGCCCCCAGCTACGCCCAGACCGTGATGACCTACGACCCGGCGTCGTCGGGTGCGCTGAGCTACCGCGAGGCCGCTCGTGAGCTGGCCCAGCAGGTGGAGAAGAAGGAAACGGAGCCCCACGTCGTGGCGGCCGGCAGCCAGGGAGGCACCGCATGAGCACCAACCAGCGTCGGGGACTGGGACGAGGGCTCGGCTCCCTGATCCCCACCGCACCGGTGAACGACGAGGACACCGGGGGCACCACGACCGCGACCCTGGCGCCGGGGGAGACGGCACCGCCGCGCCAGGCCACCCCGACGGACTGGATCGGTCGCATCGACCCTCCGGCCGCCGAGGGTGAGGCGACCGCCTCCGACGCCGTCGAGACCGGCCCCGCACCGGTGGCCGGCGCCCACTTCGCCGAGCTGTCGGTCACCGACATCCGGCCCAACCCGCGCCAGCCGCGCGAGGTCTTCGACGAGGAGGCCCTCACCGAGCTCGTCGACTCGATCACCGAGGTGGGCCTGCTGCAGCCGGTCGTGGTGCGTCCCGCGGTCGGCGGCGGCTACGAGCTGATCATGGGGGAGCGGCGCTGGCGCGCGACCCAGCGTGCGGGCCTCACCACGATCCCGGCGATCGTGCGCGACACCACTGACGACGACCTGCTGCGCGACGCCCTGCTCGAGAACCTGCACCGGGCCCAGCTCAACCCGCTCGAGGAGGCAGCCGCCTACCAGCAGCTCCTCGACGACTTCGGGTGCACCCAGGAGGAGCTCTCCCGCCGGATCGGCCGCAGCCGACCCCAGATCAGCAACACGCTGCGCCTGCTCAAGCTGTCGCCGGCCGTCCAGCGTCGCGTCGCCGCCGGTGTGCTGTCGGCCGGCCACGCACGCACGCTGGTCTCGGTCCCGGAGGCGACCCTGCAGGACCGGCTCGCCGAGCGGGTCGTGGCCGAGGGCATCTCCGTCCGCGCGCTCGAGGAGATCGTGGCGGTGGGGGAGTACGGCGGCGACGCCGCGCCCCGGGTCCGTCGGGCCAAGCCGGTGGCACCGCACGCGGCCGAGGTCGCCCAGCGGCTCTCGGACCTCTACGAGACGCGGGTCAAGGTCGACCTGGGGCAGCGCAAGGGGCGCATCACCATCGAGTTCGCCTCGCTGGCCGACCTCGAGCGCATCGTGGCCACGATGGACCCCCGGGGAGCCGGGCACACGGAGTAACAAGTCGCTTTGTCGACAAAGCGACCTGACGACACATTGATTCGTCGCTTCACTGACACATCGATAGGTCGATGAGTCACTCAGTCGACCGGTCGACGTCCGCTTCACGTGAAACCGGCGCGTTGACCTCGGTCGGCGTGCCGGTCGTCACAACCTGACGCCATCGGCCTCGGGAGCAGGCGATTGTGGCTAGGCTCGGCCGGTGGACGGGATCTCGACTTTCTTCGAGAACGAATGGGTCATTTTCTGGACGATCCCGATCTTCACCGGCACGGTCGGCTGGTTGATCAACTGGACCGGTCTGATCATGCTCTTCAAGCCCGTCCGGCTGTACGGCGTACGCGTGCCCGGCCTGGCCGAGGTGGCCCGCCTGCTGCCGCACAAGCTGCAGGAGATCCCGGGACTGCTCTACGGACGGCTGGGCTGGCAGGGGATCGTGCCGGCCCGTGCGGCGAAGATGGGCAGCATCGCCGTCGACAAGGCGATCGCCAAGATCGGCACGCCGCAGGAGTTCTACCAGCACCTCGACCCGCCGGTCATCGGCGAGCACATCGTCTCGATCATGGAGCCGAAGGTGCCCGAGATCGTCGAGGGCGTCATGCTGCGCCAGCACCCGCAGCTGTGGAAGAGCCTGCCGCCGCGGCTCAAGGACGCGATCATCCAGCGGGTCAAGCAGCAGCTGCCCAACATCGTCGAGGAGATCACCGACGAGATCGGTGAGCACATCGACCAGCTCCTCGACCCGAAGATCATGGTCATCGAGCACTTCCGCAAGAACCCGGCCCTGGTCAACAAGATCTTCTACGACGTCGGCGAGCGCGAGCTCAAGCTCATGGTGCGCGTCGGGTTCGTCTTCGGCTTCCTGCTCGGCATCCCGGTCGCGATCATCGACGTGTTCTTCCACCTGTGGTGGACGCTGCCGTTCCTCGGGGTCATCGTCGGCTGGATCACCAACCTGCTCGGGATGGCGCTGATCTTCTCGCCGGTCGAGGAGAGGCGGATCCTCGGCATCAAGGTCCACGGCCTCTTCCTGCGCCGCCAGGACGAGGTGGCCTCGATCTACGCCAAGATCATCGCCGACGACGTCATCACGCTCGAGAACATCGGGGACTTCCTGCTCTACGGTCCGCGCGGCGACCGCACCCACCAGATGCTGGAGGAGGCGATGGGCCCGGCGATCGACCGGGCCGCCGGCCCGGTGCGCGGGGCGCTGCGGGTGGCGGTCGGCACACGGGAGTTCGACGCGATCCGCGACCAGGTGGCCCACGACTCGGCCGCCCACACCATCGAGCCCTTCAAGGACCCCAGTTTCTCGGCGCGCCAGAGCGAGAAGATCCGCCTGCTGTTCGAGAAGCGCACCCGCGAGCTCCCCTCCCAGGATTTCGTGGAGATGCTGCGTGCCGCGATCAAGGAGGATGAGTGGATGCTCTACGCGCACGGGGCGGTGATGGGGTTCGGCGGCGGACTCCTGCACGTCCTCATCTTCAGCTCGGACAAGTTCCTGTGAGCCTGGAGAGGCGCGCCCCCGCGGGGGAGCCCGACGGCTTCGGAGCCCGCGACGTCGTCGGGCTCGCCAAGGTCGTCACCGTCTCCGGGTTCCGGGTCGGCGCGTGGGCGGCGTACACCGGTCTGTCGGCGACGCGACGCGTCGTCGACGTCGCCCTCCACCCCGACCACGCCTGGGAGCTGGCCGAGGACGTGCGCTACGCCGCCGGCGCCGTGACGCGCGCGATGGTGGGGGACCGGCTCGACGACGTCCGCGCGGCCGCGGCCGGCAACCCGGTGGTCCGCGTCGTGGCCGAGACCCTGGACAACGTGACCCCGAGCCAGCCGCCGGCACAGCCGGACCCGGAGCCCGAGAACCCCCTGCACGCGGCGGGCCGCGACCTGCTGCACCGCTCGCGCGACGTGTGGGCCGACGACCACGGCCACCCCGCCTACGCCCGGATCATCGAGGAGCTTGCGCCGGACGAGGGCCGGATCCTGCTGCTGCTGCTGCGGCGCGGACCGCAGGCGGCGGTCGACGTCCGCACCGGCGGCCTCATCGGCGCCGTGTCGTCGACACTGGTCGCCCCCCAGCTCAACATGATCGGCGCGCACGCGGGCTGCCGGTACGTCGACCGGGTGCCGTCCTACCTGCACAACCTGGAGCGGCTCGGGCTGATCTGGTTCTCACCCGAGCTGGTGACCGACCCGATGGACTACCAGGTGCTCGAGGCCCAGCCCGACGTCATCGAGGCCATGGAGTCGGTCAAGCGCGCCAAGTGCGTGCGCCGCAGCCTGCACCTGACACCCTTCGGCGAGGACTTCTGCCGCGAGGGCCTGGGCCTGCACCTGTCGACCGAGGAGCTCGCCGAGGTGCCCAAGCACGCCAACCCCGCCCAGGACTGACCCGCGAGACGTCGCGCGAGGCTAGGCCTTCTTGGCGCGGGCGGCCTCGGCCTTGGCGCGGCGCTTCTCCGCGCGGCGCTTGAGCTCCTCGCGGTCGAGCTCCTTGGCGCGCTCGGGCGTCGGGGCCGAGCCGCCGTAGGACTCGGGCAGCCACCAGGAGCCCGGCGGCTGCTCCTCGGGCGGGTACTCGCGGATCGCCTTGTCGAGCATGGCGGACATGTGCTCGTGGAGGACCTTGGTCTTCTCGACCGCGGTCTCGCCCTCGGGACGGAACGGCTCGCCGATCGTGATCGAGATCGTCTTGTGCCGTGAGAGGTCGCGCGGGTGGTCCTTGGTCATGATGCGCTGGGTGCCCCACAGGATCAGGGGGATCAGCGGCACGTCGGCGTCCTCGGCCATCCGCACGGCGCCGGTCTTGAGCTCCTTGATCAGGAAGCTCCGCGAGATCGTCGCCTCGGGGAACACACCGACCAGCTCGCCGTCGCGCAGGTAGCGCACCGCCTCGTCGTACGACGCCTGGCCGTCGGCGCGGTCGACGCTGATGTGCTTGCAGTTGCGCATGATCGGCCCGGTCACCGGGTGGTCGAAGGTCTCCCGCTTGGCCATGAACCGGGTCAGCCGGTTCACCGAGCGCGGGCCGAGGCCGGCCATGATGAAGTCGACGTAGGAGACGTGGTTGATCGCCAGGACCGCGCCCGCGTCGGCGGGGATGTGCTCCTCGCCGGTGATCTGGAAGCGGAAGTCCATGGCCTTGAACCAGGTCCGCGCCGCTCCGATGATCGAGTAGTACGTCAGGTCGGTCACCGGGACAGGCTACTGGCCCGTAGCCGCGCGGGCGACCGCTCTCCCCACGAGGCGCGCCATGACCGCGCCGAGGTCCTCCCCGGCGGCGTCGACGGCCAGCGGCACCGTCGAGGTCTCGGTCAGGCCGGGCGCGACGTTGACCTCGAGGAACCACACCTGCCCGTCGGCGTCGACCATGAGGTCGGAGCGGGAGAGGTCACGCAGCCCGAGGGTGCGGTGCGCCGTCAGCGCGACCGTGCGGCACGCGTCGATGACCTCGTCCGACAGGTCGGCCGGTACGTCGAACGCGGTCGAGCCGGCGGTGTAGCGGGCCGTGTAGTCGTAGACGCCGCCGTCGGGCCGGATCCCCACGACCGGCAGGGCCTCGGGGCCGGCGTCGGTCTCGACGACCGGCACGGCCACCTCGGACCCGACGACGAACGCCTCGACGAGGGCGGTGTCGCCGTACGAGAAGGCGTGGACCATGGCGCCGGGCAGCTGCGCGGCCTCGGTGACCAGGCTGCAGCCGAGGGCGGAGCCGCCGCGGGCGGGCTTGACCATCATCGGCAACCCGACGGTCTCGACCATCGCGGCCATGACCGCGGAGGCGCCGAGCTCGCGGAACGCCTCGGCCGGCAGGGTGACGCTCGCCGGCGTCCGGACCCCGGCCCGACCGACCAGCGTCTTGGCCACCGGCTTGTCGAAGGCGAGGCGGCACGCGCTGGGCCGCGAGCCCACGTAGGGCAGCGCGAGCAGCTCGAGGACCTCGCGCAGGGCGCCGTCCTCCCCGGACTCGCCGTGCAGCAGGGGCACGACGCAGGTCGGCCGGTCCTGCTGGAGCCGCTCGAGCAGGCCGGAGCCGACGTCGCTGACCTCGACGTCGTGCCCGTGGTCGCGCAGGGCCTCCGCGACCCGGCGACCCGAGCGCAGCGAGACGTCGCGCTCGTGGGAGAGGCCTCCGGCCAGGACCAGCACGCGCTCACTCACAAGGACGACCTCCGGGTCGGACGGGGACAGCGGGGACGGGACCCGGGTGGGTCCCGGACGGACAGGGGCTCACGTCAGGTCGGACTGGGGACCCTCGTAGCCCCGCGCCACGACGTCGGCGACGGTGCCGAAGGTCTGGCGGAGCTCGAGCTCGTCCTCGATGACCCCCACGAGGCGGCGCACACCCTCCCGGATGCGCTCCGGCGTGGGGTAGCAGTAGGACAGCCGCATCGACTGCGCCCCGAAGCCGTCGGCGAAGAAGGCGGTGCCCGGGACGTAGGCGACGCGGGCGGTGACGGCGCGGGGCAGCATCGCCTTGGCGTCGAGGCCGTCGGGCAGCGTGAGCCAGACGTAGAAGCCGCCGGCCGGGACGTTCCACCGGGCGGTGGCCGGCATCAGGTCGTCGAGGGCCTCGATCATCGCGTCGCGCCGGTCGCGGTACATCTCACGGAACTGCTTGACCTGGCCCTGCCAGTCGTGGGTGCGCAGGTACGCCGACACCGCCATCTGGCTGAACGACGGGGGGCACAGCGTGGCCGACTCCTGGGCCAGCACCAGCTTCTCCCGCACGGCGTGGGGCGCCAGCGCCCACCCCACCCGGAACCCGGGGGCGAAGGTCTTGGAGAACGACCCGAGGTAGATCACGCCCTCCGCCTCGTCGGCCCGCATCGCGCGGATCGGCTCGCCCTCGAAGCCGAGCAGGCCGTAGGGGTTGTCCTCGAGCACGAGCACGTCGGCCTCGCGACAGATCTGGAGGATCTCGGTGCGTCGCTCGGCGCTGAGCGTCACGCCGGCGGGGTTGTGGAAGTTCGGGATCGTGTAGACGAACTTGATGGTCCGGCCGGCTGCCTGCACGTGGGCGATGGCCTGGCGCAGCGCCTCGGGCACCATGCCGTCGGCGTCCATCTCGACGTGGACCACGTCGCACTCGTAGGCGCGGAAGACGCCGAGCGCGCCGACGTACGACGGGGCCTCGCAGATGACGACGTCGCCGGGGTCGCAGAAGATCCGCGTCACCAGGTCGACGGCCTGCTGGGAGCCGACGGTGACCACGACGTCGTCGGGGTGGGCCTCGATGCCCTCGAGCCGCATCACGTCGCAGATCTGCTCGCGCAGCACCGGGTCGCCCTGGCCGGAGCCGTACTGCATGGCGGTGGCCCCGTGGTCGGCGACGAGGTCGCTGATCGCGCCGCCGACGACGTCGAGCGGGAGGCCGGAGATGTTCGGCATGCCCCCGGCGAGGCTCACCACCTCGGGCCGGCTGGCGACCGAGAACAGCGCGCGGATCTCCGAGGCCGTCATGCCCTTGGTGCGGGCGGCGTACCGGTCGACGTAGCTGTCGAGACGGGTGCTGCTGCGAGCGGGCAGCTCGGGCGGCGGGACTGACATGGGTGCGAACTCCTGGCGGCTGACTACCATCCCAGTATCCACACCCGAGGAGGTGCCGTGTCGCGACGCGTCGCACGTCTCACCGTGGACTCGCTCGCCGCCCTGCCCGACGAGGTGAGGACCTGCGTGGCCTGGGAGCTCGACCCGGTCGAGCGGGCGCGGGCCGAGCGTGAGGGCACCGCGGCCGAGGAGAAGGCCGCCTGGCTCTCCCGCGTGCTGCTGGAGTGGGGATCGTGCGGCCGCGTGGTGTGGATCGACGACGCGGTCGCGGGCGTGGTCGTCTACGCCCCGCCCGCGTTCCTGCCGGGGACCGTGGTGATGCCGACGGCGCCGGTCGCGGAGGACGCGGTGCAGATCGCCAGCGCCTTCGTCGCCGAGGAGCACGCCGGCGGCGGCCTGGGCCGGCTGCTCATGCAGCTGGCCGTCAAGGACGTGCTGCAGCGGGGCGGCTACCGCGCCGTGGAGTGCTTCGGCCGCGAGCCGGGCGTCTCGCCCGACGCGGACGCCTGCTGCCTGCCGGTCGAGTTCCTCCAGCGCGTCGGTTTCCGCACCGCCCGCGGTCACGTGCGGCACCCGCGCCTGCGGCTGGACCTCAAGTCGGTGGTGAGCTGGCGCGAGGAGGTCGAGCTCGCCTGGGAGCGGCTGCTGGGCGCGGTGCGGCCGCCGGTGCCCGCCCCGGTACCCCGGGCCTCGAGCCGTGGGGTGAGCCGTGAGACGAGCCGGGGGGCGAGCCGCGTCGGGCGGTCGGCTCAGCCGCCGTCGGGGGACGCGTGGCGCAGTGCGCGGAGGTCGGCGATGCGCAGCACGCCCGTGTGGTGGTCGGAGTCCGGGTCCAGGTAGAGCCGCTGCACGGCGATGACCACGGCCTCGGCCACGGTGTCGCGCAGGTGCTCGTCGCGCCCCGACGCCACGGACGCGGCGTCGTAGCCGACCTCGACGCACACGGTCGGCATCTTGGTCTGGCGCAGCAGGTCCCACGACCGGGCGTGCGTGCGGAGGTCGGGCAGCGCGGTGCGGGCCACGATCTCGCGCTGCACCAGCCCGGCGAAGCGCTCGCCGACCCAGGAGCGCAGCCCGTGCGCCTCCATCCCGAAGAAGTACGTCGACACGCCGCGGTCGGCGGGCTCGGCGGCCGGGTCGACCAGCAACGAGACGCAGAGGTGGGCGTCGGCCCGGTTGGCGAAGGCGGCCCGGACGCCCTCGTCCTCCTCGACGCCGGCGTGCGGCACCGACAGGAACGCTTGCACCCCGGTCGCGAGCAGGCGGCCCTCGACGCGGCGGGCGAGGTCGCTGCTGGCCTCGTGGGCTTGGGC
This DNA window, taken from Nocardioides sp. HDW12B, encodes the following:
- a CDS encoding PLP-dependent aminotransferase family protein; translated protein: MSVPPPELPARSSTRLDSYVDRYAARTKGMTASEIRALFSVASRPEVVSLAGGMPNISGLPLDVVGGAISDLVADHGATAMQYGSGQGDPVLREQICDVMRLEGIEAHPDDVVVTVGSQQAVDLVTRIFCDPGDVVICEAPSYVGALGVFRAYECDVVHVEMDADGMVPEALRQAIAHVQAAGRTIKFVYTIPNFHNPAGVTLSAERRTEILQICREADVLVLEDNPYGLLGFEGEPIRAMRADEAEGVIYLGSFSKTFAPGFRVGWALAPHAVREKLVLAQESATLCPPSFSQMAVSAYLRTHDWQGQVKQFREMYRDRRDAMIEALDDLMPATARWNVPAGGFYVWLTLPDGLDAKAMLPRAVTARVAYVPGTAFFADGFGAQSMRLSYCYPTPERIREGVRRLVGVIEDELELRQTFGTVADVVARGYEGPQSDLT
- a CDS encoding GNAT family N-acetyltransferase; the encoded protein is MSRRVARLTVDSLAALPDEVRTCVAWELDPVERARAEREGTAAEEKAAWLSRVLLEWGSCGRVVWIDDAVAGVVVYAPPAFLPGTVVMPTAPVAEDAVQIASAFVAEEHAGGGLGRLLMQLAVKDVLQRGGYRAVECFGREPGVSPDADACCLPVEFLQRVGFRTARGHVRHPRLRLDLKSVVSWREEVELAWERLLGAVRPPVPAPVPRASSRGVSRETSRGASRVGRSAQPPSGDAWRSARRSAMRSTPVWWSESGSR
- a CDS encoding D-alanine--D-alanine ligase: MSERVLVLAGGLSHERDVSLRSGRRVAEALRDHGHDVEVSDVGSGLLERLQQDRPTCVVPLLHGESGEDGALREVLELLALPYVGSRPSACRLAFDKPVAKTLVGRAGVRTPASVTLPAEAFRELGASAVMAAMVETVGLPMMVKPARGGSALGCSLVTEAAQLPGAMVHAFSYGDTALVEAFVVGSEVAVPVVETDAGPEALPVVGIRPDGGVYDYTARYTAGSTAFDVPADLSDEVIDACRTVALTAHRTLGLRDLSRSDLMVDADGQVWFLEVNVAPGLTETSTVPLAVDAAGEDLGAVMARLVGRAVARAATGQ